A genomic region of Dactylococcopsis salina PCC 8305 contains the following coding sequences:
- a CDS encoding glutamine synthetase family protein — protein MTATTAKTETLTDIEAYAQQPGRAELIREVRAKIDELGIQYIYYQFVSITGRIVGKGVPASGWEKVASKGFQLVYGATANLALDRHQNYLGYGPEAAELVALPDPETFCQLPWDKRVARVFCTCFRNREEMTDPGAFLTSDCRGNLKRLHAEFQAKHNGLHLRHGCEPEMMWLKRGEDGKPAGGVTKPNCYHIDQFEELRPVFMRVIEYCQAMGLEMIQGDHEDAPGQLELNFTFDDALRTCDRLVTYRQICAQVAREFNLIACFMSKPFMGVSASGCHHNLSLWYGGEETVKPLVGSKMPGLSDVFTYQEGGKNTFMPLPDSHPTHPGPIGLNGIGGVIEHLAALTAIGCSTVNSYRRLWDTGFWAPVYADWGYQNRTCGLRVSAPGRFEYRAVDSMVNPYLMAGALLKAFDDGIDRDLDPGAPETRNIYEAMDAGKQVKKLPMSLGEALMALDQDEVIKSALPGEMYHVYTSYKRDEWERFLATTTNWDMEMYLDCLP, from the coding sequence GTGACAGCTACCACAGCAAAAACCGAAACGCTAACCGATATTGAAGCCTACGCCCAACAACCAGGACGAGCCGAGTTAATCCGAGAAGTCCGAGCTAAAATTGACGAACTGGGCATTCAATACATTTATTATCAGTTTGTTTCCATTACGGGGCGCATTGTCGGAAAAGGAGTACCTGCTTCCGGTTGGGAAAAAGTCGCCAGTAAAGGATTTCAATTGGTCTATGGTGCAACGGCAAATTTAGCCCTCGATCGCCATCAAAATTATCTCGGTTACGGCCCGGAAGCTGCGGAATTAGTGGCTCTCCCCGATCCAGAAACCTTCTGTCAACTGCCTTGGGATAAACGAGTCGCCCGTGTCTTCTGTACCTGTTTTCGCAATCGGGAAGAAATGACCGATCCAGGGGCGTTTCTCACCAGTGATTGTCGGGGCAATTTAAAACGCCTTCATGCAGAATTTCAAGCCAAACACAACGGCTTACATCTCCGTCACGGTTGCGAACCAGAAATGATGTGGCTGAAGCGAGGCGAAGACGGAAAACCCGCTGGAGGCGTAACCAAACCCAACTGTTATCATATCGACCAGTTTGAAGAATTGCGCCCAGTATTCATGCGGGTGATTGAATATTGTCAAGCAATGGGCTTAGAAATGATCCAAGGGGATCACGAAGACGCGCCAGGACAACTGGAATTAAACTTTACCTTTGATGATGCCCTGCGAACCTGCGATCGCCTCGTCACCTATCGCCAGATTTGCGCCCAAGTTGCCCGTGAGTTTAACCTGATTGCTTGTTTCATGTCGAAACCGTTTATGGGGGTTTCTGCTTCTGGGTGTCACCATAACCTTTCCTTGTGGTACGGTGGCGAAGAAACAGTTAAGCCTCTGGTGGGCAGCAAAATGCCTGGGCTTTCTGATGTATTTACCTATCAAGAAGGAGGCAAAAATACGTTTATGCCCCTCCCTGACTCCCATCCCACCCATCCCGGCCCCATCGGTTTAAATGGCATTGGCGGTGTGATTGAGCATTTAGCCGCCCTCACCGCGATCGGGTGTTCAACGGTTAATTCCTATCGTCGCCTCTGGGATACAGGCTTCTGGGCGCCAGTTTACGCCGACTGGGGCTATCAAAACCGCACTTGTGGCTTACGAGTCTCTGCCCCCGGACGGTTTGAATATCGGGCTGTTGATTCAATGGTGAATCCTTATTTGATGGCGGGAGCATTATTAAAAGCCTTTGATGATGGCATCGATCGCGATCTCGATCCTGGTGCGCCAGAAACCCGCAACATCTACGAAGCAATGGACGCGGGGAAACAAGTGAAAAAACTGCCCATGTCTCTGGGAGAAGCCTTAATGGCGTTAGATCAAGATGAAGTAATTAAATCGGCACTTCCTGGCGAGATGTATCACGTTTACACTTCCTATAAACGGGATGAGTGGGAGCGTTTTCTCGCTACGACAACTAACTGGGATATGGAGATGTATCTCGATTGCTTGCCTTAA
- a CDS encoding substrate-binding periplasmic protein → MNLLQSGQLTIAASDFDARPMSYIENGTRSGYEPELMAELCHRLDLKPVWLNLRMEDFYEAVVQKKCDLLGFNQAITPERSQKVKFTRCYGYFDEAVLVRAGSNIHSPADLVGKRVGGLAASTNLALAESWEGVETVAFPGSDRVLPEMIEALRNQEIDGVVDDELVLVPPAKTDPTLEVGFSVPTQVPFAIAIHPDNTELWQTVDETLQQLINDGFLKQLWQKWIPWKPAPF, encoded by the coding sequence ATGAACCTACTACAATCAGGACAATTAACCATTGCTGCCAGTGATTTTGATGCGCGTCCGATGAGTTACATAGAAAACGGCACGCGATCGGGCTACGAACCTGAGTTAATGGCAGAACTCTGTCATCGTTTAGACTTAAAACCAGTATGGCTCAATCTGCGGATGGAAGACTTTTATGAAGCAGTCGTTCAGAAAAAATGCGATCTCCTCGGCTTCAATCAAGCAATTACTCCAGAACGCTCTCAAAAGGTTAAATTTACGCGCTGTTACGGCTATTTTGATGAGGCGGTGTTAGTTCGTGCAGGGAGTAATATTCATTCCCCAGCAGACTTGGTGGGAAAACGAGTGGGCGGGCTTGCCGCTAGCACCAATTTAGCCCTAGCGGAGAGTTGGGAAGGGGTGGAAACTGTTGCTTTTCCAGGCAGCGATCGCGTCTTACCCGAAATGATCGAAGCCCTGCGAAATCAAGAAATTGACGGGGTTGTGGATGATGAACTGGTATTAGTTCCCCCAGCAAAAACTGATCCCACATTGGAAGTGGGTTTTAGTGTCCCCACTCAAGTTCCCTTCGCGATCGCGATTCATCCCGACAACACAGAATTATGGCAAACCGTCGATGAGACGTTACAACAACTGATTAACGATGGCTTTCTCAAACAGCTTTGGCAAAAGTGGATTCCTTGGAAACCTGCTCCTTTTTAA
- a CDS encoding ammonium transporter: MSAEAQNFLATFVTETYYYWASVFMLVIHVGFLAYEGGAARTKNVLSTMVKNLLTLAVVGLSFFFIGWWVYAGFSLWPLGPLVGPWTSELPETVGELSTEGLLGFVETTYPWSEAMGPNVADNITGVFFFAFSLFAMTTASIMSGAVIERIRLGAYLILATLLGSFCWVVAAAWGWNYWGWFNLIGYHDFGCSAVVHGVSGFFALGVLINLGPRIGRYDQQGKPRGIPPHNLPLTMVGLLLIFVGFYAFLAACVIFAPGYTNETSIYGTPATLSSIAVNTTLALCSGLVGAYIGSKGDPFFTISGGLAGIISVGAGLDLYAPQLVIPIAFIGALTMPWVGMWIEKIGIDDAVGAFAVHGYCGLLGAMAVGVMATGYQIGNYPAINFFGQLLGAFLCTIVLGLIPGYFASLALKKFGLLRVPVEEEMEGLDLGDFGITGYPEYSLIAREEAEEMSFESSSLSSQQKS; encoded by the coding sequence ATGTCAGCCGAAGCACAAAACTTTCTCGCTACTTTTGTCACAGAAACCTATTACTACTGGGCTTCTGTGTTTATGCTTGTGATTCATGTGGGATTCTTAGCTTACGAAGGAGGAGCGGCCCGCACGAAAAATGTCCTCTCCACAATGGTGAAAAACCTTCTCACCCTTGCTGTCGTTGGGCTATCTTTTTTCTTTATCGGCTGGTGGGTTTATGCTGGATTCTCCCTCTGGCCATTGGGTCCGTTAGTGGGGCCTTGGACGAGTGAACTCCCGGAAACAGTTGGGGAATTAAGTACCGAGGGATTATTAGGCTTTGTCGAAACCACCTATCCTTGGTCAGAAGCAATGGGTCCCAATGTTGCTGATAACATTACAGGGGTCTTTTTCTTCGCCTTTTCCCTCTTTGCCATGACTACGGCTTCCATTATGTCAGGTGCTGTTATTGAACGGATTCGTCTCGGCGCTTACCTGATTTTAGCGACCCTCCTGGGAAGTTTTTGTTGGGTGGTGGCGGCTGCATGGGGTTGGAATTATTGGGGTTGGTTTAATCTCATTGGCTACCATGATTTTGGCTGTTCCGCAGTTGTACACGGTGTTTCGGGTTTCTTTGCTCTTGGTGTTTTGATTAACTTGGGCCCCAGAATCGGTCGTTATGATCAGCAAGGTAAGCCTCGTGGCATTCCTCCCCATAATTTACCCTTAACAATGGTGGGGTTATTGCTGATTTTTGTGGGGTTCTATGCTTTTCTCGCCGCTTGCGTGATTTTTGCCCCTGGCTATACCAACGAAACAAGCATTTATGGCACACCTGCAACCCTATCCTCGATCGCGGTGAATACCACTCTTGCTCTATGTAGTGGCCTGGTAGGGGCTTACATTGGCTCAAAAGGCGATCCCTTTTTTACCATTTCTGGCGGCTTAGCTGGAATTATTTCGGTGGGGGCGGGACTCGATTTATATGCCCCTCAATTAGTGATTCCTATTGCTTTCATTGGTGCGCTCACCATGCCCTGGGTGGGAATGTGGATTGAAAAAATTGGCATTGATGACGCAGTTGGGGCGTTTGCGGTTCACGGTTACTGTGGCTTACTCGGTGCAATGGCAGTGGGTGTGATGGCGACAGGATACCAAATTGGAAATTATCCAGCCATTAACTTCTTTGGTCAACTGTTGGGGGCGTTTCTCTGTACCATTGTTTTAGGCTTGATTCCTGGTTATTTCGCCAGCTTAGCCCTGAAAAAGTTTGGTCTATTGCGCGTTCCCGTAGAAGAAGAAATGGAAGGATTAGATTTAGGAGACTTTGGGATTACAGGTTACCCAGAATACTCCTTAATTGCAAGGGAAGAAGCGGAGGAAATGTCCTTTGAGTCTTCTTCTCTATCATCACAACAGAAATCATAA
- a CDS encoding gamma-glutamyl-gamma-aminobutyrate hydrolase family protein: MIVKPPIIGITTEGRDDCAHFQLCANYADSVRTAGGIPILLPPGETKLDRILDVIDGLVITGGGDVDPQRYSSVGHPSISEVDRERDQFEFTLAEKVLSSKTPVLGICRGLQVLSLASGLPELVPHLPETYGDTVLHAGNRHRFVPHQVSLDRDSRLYEIIGKTEFTVMSLHHQGIEATPPNWQAVGYSVDGLIEAIEHQFHPWAIALQWHPEMSPADENHQKIFQGLVAAATVSVMTG, translated from the coding sequence ATGATTGTGAAACCACCGATTATTGGTATTACCACCGAAGGGCGAGATGACTGCGCCCATTTCCAACTCTGTGCTAATTATGCCGACTCGGTTCGCACGGCGGGCGGGATTCCTATTTTACTTCCTCCTGGTGAAACGAAGCTTGATCGGATTTTAGATGTAATAGATGGCTTGGTCATTACAGGCGGCGGTGATGTCGATCCGCAACGGTACTCTAGTGTGGGACACCCTAGCATTAGTGAAGTTGATCGCGAGCGAGATCAATTTGAATTTACTCTCGCTGAGAAAGTTTTAAGCTCTAAAACACCTGTGTTAGGGATTTGTCGCGGGCTACAAGTGTTGAGTTTGGCCAGTGGTCTTCCCGAGTTAGTCCCGCATCTTCCTGAAACCTATGGTGACACAGTGCTTCATGCGGGAAACAGACATCGCTTTGTTCCCCATCAAGTCTCCCTCGATCGAGATAGTCGCCTCTATGAGATAATTGGGAAAACAGAATTTACTGTTATGTCCTTGCACCATCAAGGAATTGAAGCCACTCCCCCGAATTGGCAAGCAGTGGGTTATAGTGTAGATGGCTTAATTGAGGCGATCGAGCATCAGTTTCATCCTTGGGCGATCGCGCTACAGTGGCATCCTGAAATGTCTCCTGCTGATGAAAATCATCAAAAGATTTTTCAGGGTTTAGTAGCGGCCGCCACTGTTTCGGTGATGACAGGGTAG
- a CDS encoding Uma2 family endonuclease produces the protein MQQTNPPLPAKETLPTMYDLPSEDSEEPGLPDEFHLFQPELLRITFRPPNYPENEVFVASDLNLYYNPTQTQWYKRPDWFAVLGVSRFYEQRDLRLSYVTWQEEVNPFVVVELLSPGTEREDLGQTPLTSERNQPPSKWTVYEQILRIPYYFLFNRYNNEFRAFGLHRNRYQELAIEGLGVWLEQAQLGLGLWEGEYQKINGLWLRWYDAENNWIPTPTEQAQQAQQEAQQANQRAERLAAQLRALGIDPEA, from the coding sequence ATGCAACAAACCAATCCTCCCCTTCCCGCCAAAGAAACCCTCCCCACAATGTATGATTTGCCTAGTGAAGACTCAGAGGAACCTGGTTTGCCCGACGAATTTCATTTATTCCAACCGGAATTGCTGCGGATTACCTTTCGTCCCCCAAATTACCCTGAAAATGAGGTGTTTGTTGCTAGTGACCTAAACCTTTACTACAACCCAACTCAGACTCAATGGTACAAACGCCCAGACTGGTTTGCGGTGTTGGGAGTGTCTCGCTTTTATGAACAACGAGACCTGCGTTTAAGTTATGTGACTTGGCAAGAAGAAGTCAATCCTTTTGTGGTGGTAGAATTGCTTTCACCAGGGACAGAACGAGAAGATTTAGGGCAAACCCCCCTTACATCCGAGCGGAATCAGCCTCCCAGTAAATGGACTGTGTATGAGCAAATTCTGAGAATCCCGTATTATTTCCTGTTCAATCGCTACAACAATGAATTTAGAGCGTTTGGCTTGCACCGAAACCGCTATCAAGAATTAGCCATTGAAGGATTAGGGGTATGGTTAGAACAAGCCCAGTTAGGATTAGGGTTGTGGGAAGGAGAGTATCAGAAAATCAATGGCTTATGGCTACGTTGGTATGATGCGGAAAACAACTGGATTCCTACTCCCACTGAACAAGCTCAACAAGCTCAACAGGAAGCTCAACAAGCTAATCAACGAGCAGAACGATTAGCAGCACAGTTAAGGGCTTTGGGGATTGATCCTGAAGCCTAA
- a CDS encoding UTRA domain-containing protein has product MGNATANGSKYSPTSYRIAESLPAKKLLIIDGLAGAIDITYTLPELGDAYGEQLKEAMTFSVLEEQGIIIDQVYAVIECTHADAEISQHLSVPLFHPLIVYRHTAYSKYGTPLVHGETISRADRFSYSIVISR; this is encoded by the coding sequence ATTGGTAACGCCACCGCCAACGGTTCAAAATATTCTCCAACTTCCTACCGCATCGCCGAAAGCCTACCTGCAAAAAAACTTCTTATTATTGATGGTTTAGCCGGCGCGATCGACATTACTTATACGTTACCCGAACTTGGAGACGCTTACGGGGAACAGCTTAAAGAAGCAATGACCTTTTCTGTCTTGGAAGAACAAGGGATTATTATTGATCAAGTTTACGCGGTTATTGAATGTACTCATGCTGATGCCGAAATTTCACAACATTTGAGCGTTCCTCTCTTCCATCCCTTAATCGTCTATCGCCACACTGCATATAGTAAATATGGCACCCCTCTTGTTCATGGGGAAACGATTTCTCGTGCTGATCGCTTTTCTTACTCGATTGTCATCTCTCGTTAA
- a CDS encoding phytanoyl-CoA dioxygenase family protein, producing MSYQPIQLTDDQIASFEENGFLVIEKLIDSELVALLKSRIEPLFHGEFETGIYPDEWHWRPGMSLPDITRQMCNAWKSDRAIASVSLSSEVGRLCATLAGWPGARIGQDSLWFKPPGGGKEIALHQDGAYIDYLNPPEMLTCWIALDNTRAEIGPLEYARGSHKWPLLNEASEFHVPQGDHRSGMQKAAALAGVSNPEVVPVEIPAGGCAIHHGCTWHGSGKNTSTSDPRRSLAVHTISSEAHFQPGVPAGYIYGRYQRVGEVRMDESFFPILWTRQGYRSPHLAHYCRNALSPAVAVTG from the coding sequence ATGTCCTATCAACCGATTCAACTCACCGACGACCAAATAGCAAGTTTTGAAGAAAATGGATTTTTGGTGATTGAAAAGCTCATCGACTCAGAATTAGTCGCTCTTCTCAAATCGCGCATTGAACCGTTATTTCACGGCGAATTTGAAACAGGAATCTATCCCGATGAATGGCACTGGCGACCAGGGATGAGTTTACCCGATATCACCCGCCAGATGTGTAATGCGTGGAAAAGCGATCGCGCGATCGCCTCGGTTAGCCTCTCATCAGAAGTGGGGCGACTCTGCGCCACCTTAGCCGGATGGCCAGGGGCACGCATTGGGCAAGATAGCCTCTGGTTCAAACCTCCAGGCGGGGGAAAAGAAATCGCCCTGCACCAAGACGGCGCTTACATTGACTATCTCAACCCCCCAGAAATGCTCACTTGTTGGATTGCCCTTGATAACACCCGTGCTGAAATCGGCCCCCTCGAATATGCTCGTGGTTCGCACAAATGGCCCTTACTCAACGAAGCCTCAGAATTTCACGTCCCTCAAGGCGATCATCGCTCAGGAATGCAAAAAGCCGCTGCCCTTGCCGGTGTCTCTAACCCAGAAGTTGTGCCTGTGGAAATTCCCGCCGGAGGCTGTGCCATTCATCATGGCTGTACTTGGCACGGTTCAGGAAAAAATACCAGTACAAGCGATCCGCGACGGAGTTTAGCCGTGCATACCATCAGTTCGGAAGCCCACTTTCAGCCTGGCGTACCTGCCGGTTATATCTATGGGCGCTATCAGCGCGTTGGAGAAGTAAGAATGGATGAAAGTTTCTTCCCCATCCTGTGGACAAGACAGGGCTATCGTTCTCCCCATCTTGCCCACTATTGCAGAAATGCCCTTTCCCCTGCGGTTGCTGTTACCGGATAA
- a CDS encoding NAD(P)-binding domain-containing protein, translated as MNQRVAIIGAGPSGLSQLHAFEKARLNGIDIPEIVCFEKQKNWGGLWNYTWRTGLDEHGEPVHGSMYRYLWSNGPKECLEFADYTFSDHFQKNIPSFPPRPVLYDYITGRAKSENLDRYIQFETVARRVEYDQDSDQFQVVVEDLKTQQEQCQTFDYVIVATGHFSIPNVPHLEGLESFSGRVMHSHDFRDAEEFRDRNTVVIGSSYSAEDIALQMYKYGARSVTIGYRSSPMGFNWPEGIKEVPLPMKLQGKSAQFADGTDQDDLDAIILCTGYLHSFPFLEDSLRLKTHNCLYPDGLYKGIFWQDNPKLMYLGMQDQYYTFTMFDAQAWYARDVILGNIALPEASVRLEDMTTWKTREEALSNPFEDIDFQTDYIKDLCAATDYEDFDLDAAANAFKTWEHHKVENILTYRDQAFVSPCNGEKAPVHHTPWLNALDDSMAAFLATEKELVVKAG; from the coding sequence ATGAATCAACGAGTTGCAATTATTGGCGCGGGTCCCAGTGGACTGTCTCAGCTACACGCCTTTGAAAAAGCCAGATTAAACGGAATCGACATTCCTGAAATTGTTTGTTTTGAAAAGCAGAAAAACTGGGGAGGTTTATGGAATTATACATGGCGCACAGGCTTGGATGAACATGGCGAACCGGTTCACGGGAGTATGTATCGCTATCTGTGGTCAAATGGACCGAAAGAATGTTTGGAGTTTGCTGATTATACCTTTTCCGATCATTTTCAGAAAAATATTCCCTCTTTTCCCCCGCGTCCAGTCCTTTATGATTACATTACAGGACGAGCGAAATCCGAAAATTTAGACCGTTATATTCAGTTTGAAACCGTTGCGCGACGAGTTGAATATGATCAAGACAGCGATCAGTTTCAGGTGGTTGTAGAAGATTTAAAAACCCAACAAGAACAGTGTCAAACCTTTGATTATGTTATTGTTGCAACAGGTCATTTTTCGATTCCCAATGTTCCCCATCTTGAGGGCTTAGAATCGTTTTCGGGACGGGTAATGCACAGCCACGACTTCCGAGATGCTGAGGAGTTTCGCGATCGCAATACGGTTGTTATTGGTAGCAGCTATTCAGCCGAAGATATTGCCCTACAGATGTATAAATATGGAGCGCGATCGGTTACCATTGGTTATCGCAGTTCTCCAATGGGCTTTAACTGGCCAGAGGGAATTAAAGAAGTTCCTCTTCCCATGAAGTTACAAGGAAAAAGCGCTCAGTTTGCAGATGGAACTGATCAAGATGATTTAGATGCCATTATTCTCTGTACGGGATATCTCCACAGTTTCCCCTTTTTAGAAGATTCTCTGCGCTTAAAAACCCATAACTGTCTCTATCCCGATGGTCTTTATAAAGGCATTTTCTGGCAAGATAACCCCAAACTAATGTATTTGGGAATGCAAGACCAATACTACACCTTTACCATGTTTGACGCGCAGGCGTGGTATGCAAGGGATGTGATTTTGGGAAATATCGCTCTTCCGGAAGCAAGTGTCAGACTGGAAGATATGACCACTTGGAAAACCCGAGAAGAAGCCCTCTCTAACCCTTTTGAAGATATCGACTTCCAAACTGATTATATTAAAGACCTTTGCGCTGCGACAGACTATGAAGACTTTGATCTAGATGCAGCAGCGAATGCTTTCAAGACATGGGAACATCACAAAGTTGAGAATATTCTCACCTATCGGGATCAAGCCTTTGTTTCCCCTTGTAATGGCGAGAAAGCCCCAGTTCATCATACCCCTTGGCTGAATGCGTTGGATGATTCAATGGCTGCGTTTTTAGCGACGGAAAAAGAGTTAGTGGTGAAAGCAGGTTAG
- a CDS encoding GntR family transcriptional regulator, with protein MPKPLHLLISEKLRDRIQEKIYQPGEQLPSESQLIQEFNVSRTTIRQAIANLINQGLVLSYQGKGVFVTEQRKVTYSLSSSAAMFLAQDMANQGLELTVKNLTLELVTPPPTVQNILQLPTASPKAYLQKNFLLLMV; from the coding sequence ATGCCCAAGCCCCTGCACCTATTAATTTCAGAAAAATTGCGCGATCGCATTCAGGAAAAAATCTATCAACCCGGAGAACAACTCCCCAGTGAGTCTCAACTGATTCAAGAATTTAATGTCAGTCGGACAACGATTCGCCAAGCAATTGCCAATTTAATTAATCAAGGACTGGTATTGTCCTATCAGGGAAAAGGGGTTTTTGTCACTGAACAGCGTAAAGTGACTTATTCGCTTTCGAGTTCCGCTGCGATGTTTTTAGCTCAAGACATGGCAAATCAGGGACTGGAACTCACCGTTAAAAATCTCACTCTGGAATTGGTAACGCCACCGCCAACGGTTCAAAATATTCTCCAACTTCCTACCGCATCGCCGAAAGCCTACCTGCAAAAAAACTTCTTATTATTGATGGTTTAG
- a CDS encoding DUF1989 domain-containing protein: MVLTTPQKQVVAEYEIPPRSAIAYQVKAGQYIQIIDPEGSQCSDFLAFAGDNYEEELDNAVTRTINTVATAQVGLYGKYFSQKMCPLVEVIQDTSGCHDSFLLACTSKYYEDAGYPGHPSCSENFNRALAEYGIKPRLGWAAINFFFNTHVDEMGNIVTEESRSRPGDYVILQAKTDLLCASSACPDDIDPANGWHPTSIQVRIYDSETPFNRALGIRATPDAPVRLTRDSAFTPRIRTLTDDLVEYNGFWVANRFANRGEYEEYWCLREKAGLIDLSALRKWDILGKDALELLQITFSRNLEKLAVGQATYGCLINGHGGILDDGIVFRLNEKDYRYVGNCDRDQEWLEKIANRLQLDVKIVPKSDQLHNLSLQGARSRDILRPLLTLDGMTLDELGYFRFATGRLNSIPVFVSRTGYTGELGYEIFVHPNEGVTLWDTLMEAGASYGLSPMGMLALDRARIEAGLLSAGCEFDDLTSPYQAGIGWCVSLKKPHFIGKTALEQIKPHPPRVAVGLVLASNDIACGGQCIYAQGERWRVGKVTSGTYSPILKRSIALAQVVPEFAQPETILEVGFRDGIRRVSAVVGSLAAFDPQKTRVKS; the protein is encoded by the coding sequence ATGGTACTCACAACCCCGCAAAAACAAGTTGTTGCTGAATACGAAATTCCCCCCAGAAGCGCGATCGCGTATCAAGTGAAAGCGGGACAATATATTCAAATTATCGACCCCGAAGGCAGTCAATGTTCTGATTTTCTTGCCTTTGCGGGGGATAACTACGAAGAAGAATTAGACAACGCCGTCACTCGCACTATTAACACAGTTGCTACAGCACAAGTGGGATTATATGGCAAGTATTTCTCTCAGAAAATGTGTCCGTTAGTCGAGGTCATTCAAGACACCTCTGGCTGTCACGATAGCTTTTTACTCGCTTGTACCAGCAAATACTACGAAGATGCGGGTTATCCTGGTCATCCCAGTTGTAGTGAGAATTTCAACCGCGCCTTAGCGGAATATGGCATAAAACCGCGTCTGGGGTGGGCCGCCATTAACTTCTTTTTTAACACCCATGTGGATGAAATGGGAAACATTGTAACAGAAGAATCGCGATCGCGCCCCGGAGATTATGTTATCCTACAAGCGAAGACAGACTTACTCTGCGCCAGTTCCGCCTGTCCCGATGACATTGATCCGGCAAACGGTTGGCATCCCACAAGCATTCAAGTCCGCATCTATGACTCCGAAACCCCCTTTAACCGCGCCCTTGGTATTCGCGCCACTCCCGATGCACCCGTGCGTCTCACCAGAGACAGTGCTTTTACCCCTCGCATTCGGACTTTAACCGATGACTTAGTTGAGTATAACGGATTTTGGGTTGCTAATCGCTTCGCCAATCGGGGGGAATACGAAGAATATTGGTGCTTGCGGGAGAAAGCAGGATTAATCGACCTGTCAGCACTGCGAAAATGGGATATTTTGGGCAAAGATGCTCTAGAATTACTACAAATTACTTTTTCTCGGAATCTGGAAAAACTAGCGGTTGGACAAGCCACTTACGGCTGCTTAATCAATGGACATGGGGGAATTTTAGATGATGGGATTGTCTTTCGTCTCAATGAGAAAGATTATCGCTATGTGGGAAACTGCGATCGCGATCAGGAATGGTTAGAAAAAATCGCTAATCGTCTGCAATTAGATGTCAAAATTGTCCCCAAAAGTGACCAACTCCATAACTTATCATTACAAGGAGCGCGATCGCGTGACATTCTCCGTCCTCTTCTAACTTTAGACGGAATGACTCTCGATGAATTGGGTTATTTCCGTTTCGCCACAGGAAGGCTAAATTCTATTCCTGTTTTTGTTTCTCGCACGGGTTACACAGGGGAATTAGGCTATGAAATCTTTGTCCATCCCAATGAGGGGGTCACCCTGTGGGATACGCTAATGGAAGCAGGGGCATCTTATGGACTCTCCCCAATGGGAATGTTAGCCCTCGATCGCGCCCGAATTGAAGCGGGATTACTCAGCGCTGGTTGTGAATTTGACGATCTCACCTCTCCCTATCAAGCTGGAATCGGCTGGTGTGTCAGCTTGAAAAAACCCCATTTTATCGGGAAAACCGCCCTCGAACAGATTAAACCTCATCCCCCTCGTGTTGCTGTGGGATTAGTCTTAGCAAGTAACGACATTGCCTGTGGCGGACAGTGTATTTATGCCCAAGGCGAACGGTGGCGCGTGGGAAAAGTTACTAGCGGAACCTATTCCCCCATCCTAAAGCGTAGCATTGCTCTCGCCCAAGTCGTTCCCGAATTTGCCCAACCTGAAACCATTTTAGAAGTCGGATTCCGCGATGGGATTCGTCGCGTTAGTGCTGTCGTCGGTTCCCTCGCTGCCTTTGATCCGCAAAAAACTCGCGTTAAAAGTTGA